The following proteins are encoded in a genomic region of Sporichthyaceae bacterium:
- a CDS encoding PIG-L domain-containing protein, which produces EPHQPEQCDFKPQVLLDITEVFSVKRRAMECLVAQQHMWDYYTDLARRRGVQLRRNAGPNLGLAHDTMAEAYMRVYPQVTGALQ; this is translated from the coding sequence CGAACCGCATCAGCCCGAGCAGTGCGACTTCAAGCCGCAGGTGCTGCTGGACATCACCGAGGTGTTCAGCGTGAAGCGGCGCGCGATGGAATGCCTGGTGGCGCAGCAGCACATGTGGGACTACTACACCGACCTGGCCCGCCGCCGCGGGGTCCAGCTGCGCCGTAACGCGGGTCCGAACCTGGGCCTGGCGCACGACACGATGGCAGAGGCCTACATGCGCGTCTACCCGCAAGTCACCGGGGCGCTCCAATGA
- a CDS encoding 4-carboxy-4-hydroxy-2-oxoadipate aldolase/oxaloacetate decarboxylase yields the protein MKNVVVTGCPRADLGALARFGVATVHEAIGRTGYLGPGIRPVHLGSRIGGTAVTVVCWPGDNLMIHAAVEQCRFGDVLVVTTTSPSTDGAFGELLATALHHRGVRGLVTTGGVRDVAELHEMSFPVFCAAVSAQGTVKATPGAVNVPVSIAGQQVLPGDAVLADDDGVVVVPRQAVPGALTAAQARADKERASRAAFRRGELGLDRYGLRSVLSELGIEYVDYHRYQEAGP from the coding sequence ATGAAGAACGTGGTGGTCACCGGCTGCCCGCGCGCCGACCTCGGCGCGCTCGCCCGGTTCGGCGTCGCCACCGTGCACGAGGCGATCGGCCGCACCGGCTACCTCGGCCCGGGGATCCGCCCGGTCCACCTGGGGTCGCGGATCGGCGGCACCGCGGTCACCGTGGTCTGCTGGCCCGGCGACAACCTGATGATCCACGCCGCGGTGGAGCAGTGCCGCTTCGGTGACGTGCTCGTCGTCACCACCACCTCGCCGTCCACCGACGGCGCGTTCGGCGAGCTGCTCGCCACGGCGCTGCACCACCGGGGCGTCCGCGGCCTGGTCACCACCGGCGGCGTGCGGGACGTGGCCGAGCTGCACGAGATGAGCTTTCCGGTGTTCTGCGCCGCGGTGTCGGCCCAGGGCACGGTCAAGGCTACGCCCGGCGCGGTCAACGTTCCGGTCAGCATCGCCGGCCAGCAGGTACTGCCCGGTGATGCGGTCCTCGCCGACGACGACGGGGTCGTGGTGGTGCCACGGCAGGCGGTCCCCGGCGCCCTGACCGCGGCCCAGGCGCGGGCCGACAAGGAGCGCGCGTCCCGGGCTGCGTTCCGCCGTGGGGAACTGGGCCTGGACCGGTACGGGCTGCGCTCGGTGCTGTCCGAGCTTGGCATCGAGTACGTGGACTACCACCGCTATCAGGAGGCGGGCCCGTGA